DNA from Nitriliruptor alkaliphilus DSM 45188:
CGGGCACGACCTCGACGTCGGCCCCTTCGGCCCAGGATCGGAGCATCCGCAGGTTGAGCGCGGCCTGGCTGCCGTCGGTGTCCGAGGCCCCCACGAACGCGATGCGGCGCGGGTGGAAGAAGCGGTCGAGGTCGACCTCGCGCAGGGCGAGGGGGCGGCCGGTCACGTCGGTCGAGCCGCCGGTCACGTCGACCGGTGTTCCGGTGGGCGCAGCTGCCACGGTCCCGTCCCTCTCCCGGCTCGAACCGCTCCGAACCTGATGGTCCGTCAGGCTAGCGCCTCATCTGACGGGTCGTCAGGTTCCGTGCTAGCGTCGTGTCGGTACGTCGGCGGGGAGCGTCGACGGCGACGGTGAACGGGAAGGTGGAGCGGTGGCGGGGTTCCTCGACGGCAAGGCGATCGCGATCACGGGCGGTGGCGGCGGCATCGGACGCGCGGTGGCGTTGGCCTGCGCGGCCGAGGGCGCCAAGGTCGTCGTCGCGGACCACGGGGTCTCGATGGACGGCTCGGACCCGAGCAGCGCCGTCGCCGACGCGGTGGTCGAGGAGATCCGCGACACCGGTGGCGAGGCCGTCGCCGTGGCCGACACCGTCACCACGATGGAGGGCGGCGAGCGGGTGGTGGCGACCGCGGTCGACGCCTTCGGTTCGATCGACGGGGTGGTGTGCGTGGCCGGCATCCTGCGCGAGCGCATGCTGTTCAACATGACCGAGGACGAGTGGGACCCGGTCGTCGACGTCCACCTCAAGGGCCACTTCACGGTGTTCCGCGCCGCGGCTGCGCGGATGCGCAAGGCCCGTTCCGGCTCCCTCGTCGGGTTCACCTCCGGTGCGTTCCAGGGCTCGATCGCGCAGGCCAACTACAGCGCGGCCAAGGGCGGTGTCGTGTCGCTGGTCCGCAGCGCCGCGGTCGGTCTGGCCAAGTACGGGGTGACGGCCAACGCCATCGCGCCGATCGCCCGGACCCGCATGAGCGACAACGTGCCGGGCGACCTCGCCGAGATGGGCGACCCCGAGGACGTCGCCCCCATGGTGGTCTACCTGCTCTCGGACCACGCCAAGCACGTCACGGGCCAGGTCTACACCGCGGTCGGCGGCAAGATCGCGGTGTGGAACCAGCCCCGCGAGGTCCGCGCGATGCACACCGACGGTCGCTGGACGCCCGAGGAGATCGCGGCCCGCCTCGACGGCACGGTCGGGGTCGAGCCGATGCCGATCTTCGCGATGCTCGAGCGGATCGCCGCCAGCCGCGAAGCGGCGGCTCCCGCCGATCAGGGCGCGGCGGTGCCCACCGCGACCCCGAACGAGGGAGCGGCGTAGCCGCGGCCGCGCTCGCTCGTTCTCACGGGGACGGCGAACGCGCGGCGGAGCGCGGCCGGGAGGTCAGGGGTTGAGCGTCGGCGCGTGGTTCCTGGCGGTGTGCCTCGTCGGCGTGTGGTTCACCTGGCAGGCGTTGCGTCCGGCGCCCCTGCCGACACCTCGCGCCGTCCCGAGCTTCTTCGCCGGTTGGTTGACCAACGAGCTCGCCGGTCACCACCTGGTCTGGCAGGCGGTGACGACCGCCCTGTTCGTGGCCGCCGGTGCGTTGCGGACCTGGCCCGGCTGGGTCGCCCTGGCGCTCGTCGTCGCCCAGTGGATCGGCCTCGTGAGCCTGCTCCGGGACGCCCGGCGAGCCCGGGAGGTCGTCGACACGGCCGTGACCGAAGCGCTCGGACCGGGCTACCGCGACGAGCTGCCGACGTCCGACGAGAGCTGGGACCGCATCCGGACGCGGGGCCTCGTGGTGCCGTTCACCGCACGCCACCCCCGGGTCGTGGTCGAACGTGACCGGTGCTACGGCCGGGCCGCGGCCACCGACCTGCGCCTCGACGTCTTCGCGCCCCGGGACCACCCTGCCCGCGGGGACGCGATCGGGTGGGCCGGGGGCCGGCCGGCCATCATCTACGTCCACGGCGGGGCGTGGACGCTCGGCTACCGCGACCGGCAGGGCGGTCCCCTGCTGACCGAGATGGCGGCTCGTGGCTGGGTCGGGATCCGTCCCGGCTACCGCCTGAGCCCGGCCGCGACCTTCCCCGATCACCTCGTCGACGTGAAGCGGGCCATCGTCTGGATGCGCGACCACGCCGACGAGCTCGGGGTCGATCCCACGTTCGTCGCGATCGCCGGCGGATCCGCGGGCGGCCACCTGGCGGCGTTGGTCGCGCTGACCGCCGGCCGCGCGGACCTGCAGCCCGGCTTCGAGGCGGCCGACACCTCGGTCCAGGCGTGCGTGCCGTTCTACGGCGTCTACGACGTGGCCGGCGACGATGCGCTGCGGTCCCTGCTCGCCAGGTACGTGCTCAAGTGCGACCCCGACGAGGATCCGCACCGGTGGGCCACCTTCGCCCCGATGCGGCAACTGCGCGCCGACGCGCCGCCGTTCCTGGTGGTCCACGGTGCGCGAGACACCCTGACCTCGCCGTCCGAGGCGCGGCGGTTCGCCGCCGCGCTCGGCGAGGTCAGCGACGCCCCGGTGGGCTACGCCGAGCTGCCCGGGGCCCAGCACGCGTTCGACGTCTTCCCCTCGCTGCGGACGGCCAACGCCCTCCGCGGTGTCGCGAGGTTCCTGGCGGTGACACACACCCGCGCGAGCGGGCCGATCGAAGGGCACGACCGTGGAACGGATCGCCGGCAAGGACGCGCTCTTCCTGTGGAGCGAGACCCCGACCACCCTGATGCAGATGGCGTTCGTGGGGGTGTTCGATCCGGCGGAGCTCGGGTCCTCAGGCGCTGATCCGGCCGCGGTCTTCCGCCGCTTCAAGGACGTGCTGGCGGCGCGACTGCACCTGGTGCCGCGCTTCCGCCAGCGCGTCATCGACGTGCCCTTCGGGCTCGACAACCCGTACTTCGTCGACGATCCGGACTTCGACCTCGACCGCCACGTCGGCCGGTTGGCGCTGCCGTCCCCTGGTGGACAGGCCGAGCTCGAGGATCTCATCGGGCGCATGGTCAGCCGGCCGCTGGACGCAACGCGGCCGTTGTGGGACCTGGTGTGCGTCGAGGGCCTGGCCGATGGCCGGTGGGCGTACGTCGGGCGGGCGCACCACGTCCTGGTGGACGGCGTCGGGGGCAACGACATCCTCCTCCAGCTGCTCGACCTGACGCCCGAACCCCGTGACGTCCCCCCGCCGGACGAGCCCTTCGATCCGGCCCCGATCCCCTCGCCCGCGGCCGTGCTCCGTCACGCAGCCGCGGGCCAGGCGCGGTGGCCCAGCCGGGTCGCCGGCACCGTCAAGCGCACGGCCGAGGTCGCCTACGACGTGGCCAGGTGGTCCCTGTCGCGCCCCGAGGATCACGGCCACCTGCGCGTCCTCGGCCCCCGCACCTTCCTCAACGGGCCGGTCGGGCCCGATCGGCAGGTCGCCTTCGGGCGGTTGCCGCTGGAGCGCGTCAAGGCCGTCAAGAACGAGGTCGGCTGCACCGTCAACGACGTGGTCCTCGCGATCACCGGCCTCGGGCTGCGAGCCTTCCTCGCCGAGCACGGCGAGGAGCCCGACAAGGGGCTGGTGGCCGCCGTCCCGATCTCCATCCGGAAGGCCGACGACCCGGCGGGTGGCAACCAGGTCTCGGGGATGACGGTGCCGTTGTTCGACGACGTCGCGGATGCCCGGGCCCAGCTGGAGGCGGTGGCCCGGGCGACGCGTCCGGCCAAGGAACAGCTCGGTGCGGTCGCGGCGGCCGTGCTCACGGACTGGAGCGAGCACGCGGTCCCGGCCGTGGCCGCGCAGGCGTTCCGCTTCTACAGCCGGATGGGGCTGGCGCGGCGACACCCGCCGATCGCGAACGTGACGCTGTCGAACGTCCCGGGGCCGCCCGTGCCGCTCTACCTGGCCGGTTCACGGCTCGAGGCGATGTTCCCGATCGGCCCGGTGATCCACAACCAGCGCTGCAACCTCACGGTGGTCAGCTACCTCGACACGATGTTCCTCGGCGCCGTCGCCGACGCGAGCCACGTCCCGCCGATCGCCGGACTGGTGGGGCACCTGGAGGACGCGGTCAAGCACCTGGCCGACGAGCTCGGCGTGTGAGGAGCCGCCACTTGCCCCGAGAACGAGAACGTGTTCTACTTCCTCGCATGGCCATCCGAGCACGCATCCGCCTGACCGACGACGAGATCGGCGCGTTCCTCGCGGCGCCGCACAAGATGCAGCTGGCGACGATCGATCCGGACGGTGCGCCGCACCTGGTGGCCATGTACTACGCGCCGCGGCAGGACCCCGGTGCGCCGGTCGGTGGCCTGGCGTTCTGGACCTACCGCCGCTCGCAGAAGGCACGCAACCTCGAGCGCGACCCTCGGTGCACGGTGATGGTGGAGGCCGGTGACGACTACGACCAGCTCCACGGGGTGTCGATCACCGGGACCGTCACGGCCACCGACGACGTGGGCGAGGTGCTGCGCATCGGCACGTCGGTGTACGGCCGCTACCTCGGTGACGCCCTGCCCGACGGCATCGACGGCTTCCTCGAGGACCAGGCGCGCAAACGACGGGCGTACGTGCTGACACCGACCAAGGTCGCCAGCTGGGACCACCGCAAGCTCGCGGCGGCCTACGCCGGCGCGGGGAGGGGTTGAGGGTGCACATCGAGGTGGACCGGGACCTGTGCGAGGCCAACGGCACGTGCGAGGTGATCGCCCCGGAGCTGTTCCGGGTGGACGACGACGAGGAGCTCGAACTGCTGCAGGCACAGCCGCCGGCGGCGCTGGTCGACGCGGCCAAACGCGCCGTCGACAGCTGCCCCCGCGCGGCCCTGGAGCTGCTCGAGGACTAGCGACGAGGTGGGTCCCGAACGGTCGTGGGAGCGGTCGACGGGGAGCAGGACCGGCGCGGCGAGCGTCCGGACGCGACGATCAGGGAGCAGTGCGGTGGCCTTCCACGGCAGGGTGGCGCTCGTCACCGGCGGCGGCAGCGGCATGGGACAGCGGGCGTGTGAACGCCTGGCGGCGCGCGGGCACGACGTGGCCGCCATCGACGTCGACGAGGCGGGTCTCGAGCGCACGGCCGCCAGCGACCCGCGCATCCGTACGTACGTGTGCGACGTCACCGACACCGAGGGCGTCGAGAAGGTCGTCGCGGAGGTCGAGTCGGACCTCGGGCCCGTCGACCGGACCATCGCGGCCGCGGCGATCATGCCGTCGGGGCTGATCGCGGACATGGACGCGGCGACGATCCGGCGCGTCATGGACATCGACTACGGCGGGGTGGTCAACGTCGTCAAGGCGACTCTCCCGGGGATGCTCGAGCGGCGCACCGGGGACCAGATCATCTTCTCGTCGTTGATGGGGCACATGCCGACGATGCACCTCGGTGCCTACTGCGCGGCGAAGTTCGCCGTACGCGCCTTCACCGAGATCCTCTACCACGAGAACCGGGCGTCCGGGGTGCGGTTCGCCTGTGTCTGTCCGCCGATGGTCGAGACCCCCCTGCTCAGCCAGGTGACCACCGACATGAAGGCGATGGACGCGGGCGCTGAACCGCTCACGCCCGACCAGGTGCTCGACGCCATCGAGGCCGACCTCGACAAGGGGCGGTTCTGGGTGATGCCGGGCCAGGCCAAGGGTGCATCGGTCGCGGCCCGCCTCATCCCGAAGCTGATCTGGAAGAACATGCACAAGATCGAAGGGATCGCCTGATGTCCGCGCCGTCGTTGCCCGATCGGTTCGATCCGACCGAGCCGGACCTGCTCGCGGGCGGGATCCCCTTCGAGCAGTTCGCCGAGCTGCGGCACACCGCCCCGGTGTGGTGGTGCCCGCAGCCGAAGAACGCCGCGGGTTTCCAGGACGAGGGCTACTGGGTCGTCAGCCGGCACGCGGACGTCAAGGACGTCTCGGTGCGGAGCAAGGACGACTTCTCCACCTACGAGAACACGGCGATCATCCGCTTCGGCGAGGACATCACCCGCGAGGAGATCGACGTCCAGCGTCTGATCCTGCTCAACATGGATCCGCCCGAGCACACCAAGCAACGGGCCATCGTGTCGAAGGGGTTCACCCCGCGGGCGATCGCCAAGCTCGAGGCGGCGCTCCAGGATCGTGCGGAACGCATCGTGGCCGAGGCGCTCGAGAACGGCAGCGGTGACTTCGTGACCGACGTCGCCTGCGAACTGCCGCTCCAGGCCATCGCCGAGCTGATCGGTGTCCCGCAGGAGGACCGCGACAAGATCTTCGACTGGTCCAACCAGATGATCGGGTACGACGACCCCGAGTACGACGTGGACGGCAAGGTCGCCTCCGCCGAGCTCATCGGGTACTCGTGGAACCTCGCCGAGGACCGCAAGCGCTGCCCGATGGACGACATCGTCACCAAGCTCGTCCACGCCGACGCGGAGGGCGAACTGCTCTCCAGCGAGGAGTTCGGGTTCTTCGTCCTGCTGCTGGCCGTCGCCGGCAACGAGACCACCCGCAACGCCATCACGCACGGGATGATGGCGTTCATGGACAACCCTGAGCAGTGGGAGCTGTACAAGCAGACGCGCCCGCGGTCGGCGGTCGAGGAGATCGTCCGGTACGCCACGCCGATCGTGTCCTTCCAGCGCACCGCGAAGGTCGACACCCACATCGGTGAGCAGGCCGTGAGGAAGGGCGATCGGATCGGGTTGTTCTACAGCTCGGCCAACTTCGACCCGGAGGTCTTCGACGACCCGCACACCTTCGACATCACCCGGGACCCGAACCCGCACCTCGGCTTCGGTGGGCTCGGCACCCACTACTGCCTGGGTGCCAACCTGGCGCGGGTGGAGATCGATCTGATGTTCAAGGCGATCGCGGACCAGATGCCGGACATCCACCAGGTCGGCGAGGCATCACGCCTGCGCTCGGCGTGGCTCAACGGGATCAAGCACCTGCCCGTGGCGTACCGGTAGGGCCACCGCGGGGGGAGCGGGCCCGTCAGGCCGAGCGCTCCCCGGTCCCGAGGTGTTGCTGGATCACGAAGGTGCCGCGGGACTCGGCGAGCACGTGGGTCCCGTCGGTCGAGGTCGCGGTGACCACGAGCCGCCGGCCCTCACGCGAGGACACCTGGGCCTCGTAGGTGACGGGTACGTGCAACGGGGTGATGCGTCGGAACCGGACGTGCAGTTCGCCGGTGTACCCGGCGGCGCCGGCCGCCATCTGGGCGACGCCGAGCAGTTCGTCGAACGCGGCGGCGACCACACCCCCGTGGACACCCCCGACCGGGCCCTCGTGCGCGGCGCCGTAGGTCACGTGCGCGCGGGTGATCGCGCCGTCGTGGGTGTAGGTCAGCGGCGGTGCGAGGGCGTTCGCCCGGCCGCTGACGGGGCTGCGCTCGGGCAGGTAGCTCGCCGGCAGCGGGGCGCTCGCCGTGCTGCCGTGCGCGCCGTGATCGGGCTGCGTGGCGAGCACCGCGGTGACGGCGCGGACCTGATCGGCCAGGGGCTGCAGCGCAGAAGCGTCGGCGTGCTCGGCGTCGACGCGGTACAGGGCGTGCGCGGCGTCGCGCAGGGCCGCGGCCAGGTCGTGCACGGCGCGGCGCCCGGTGCCCGGCTCGTGTCCGCCGCCGAGCCACCGCTCGCGCAGGGCCGCCGGGATGGGGTCGGAGCCGGGCGCGGTCGTGGTGTCGGTCACGGGAGGGCTCCGGGGTCGTGGGGGTGGCGGTGCACGGCCACCGCGCAGCCGCTGCGGCGTGCGAGAACGTGTTCTAGTTCCCGTCGCGTCGCGAGGTAGAACGTGTTATACCTGACGCTGTCCACACGGGCCCGCGGCCGGGAGACCTCGGGGGAGAGGGAACGCGAGTGCGACTGGTGCTGACCGACGCGCAGCAGGACTTCCGCGCCGAGGTCCACGACTACTTCACCCGTGTCGTGACCCCCGAGGTCCGCGCGCAGGTGGAGCGCGACCACGCCTCCGGAGCCGCCGCGTACCGCGACCTGATGCGCCGCATCGGCGGCGACGGCTGGCTGTGTCCGACCTGGCCCGCCGAGTTCGGTGGCCGCGGGCTGTCGGAGGTCGAGCAGTACCTGTTCTTCGACGAGACCCAGCGTCTCGGGGTGCCGCTGCCGTTCCTGTCGACCACCACCGTCGGTCCGACGATCATGCGGTTCGGCACGCCCGAGCAGCAGGCCACCTACCTGCCCGCCATCCGACGGGGCGAGGCGCTGTTCGCGATCGGCTACTCCGAGCCCGGCGCCGGCACCGATCTGGCCTCGCTCACCACCCGGGCTGACCGGGACGGCGACGACTACGTCATCACCGGCCAGAAGATGTGGACGAGCCTGGTCCACCGCGCCGACTACGTGTGGCTGGCCTGTCGGACCGACGTCGACGCCCAGAAGCACCGCGGCATCTCGGTGGTGATCGTGCCCACCGACGCCGACGGTTTCAGTTGGACCAAGGTCGACACGATCGGCGGCGGTCTGACGTCGGTCACCTACTACGACCGGGTCCGGGTGCCGGTCACCGAGCGCGTCGGGCCCGAGCACGGCGGGTGGCAGCTGCTGACCAACCAGCTCAATGCCGAGCGCGTCGCGCTGGCCTGCGCTGGGCCCCTGGAGCGGCGCCTGACCCTCGTGCGGCGCTGGGCCCAGGAGACCAAGACGCCCGACGGTGGGCGGGTCATCGACCAGTCGCACGTGCAGCACGCGCTGGCGCGCGTGCACGCGGAGCTCGAGGTGCTGCGGCTGATGAACTACCAGGTGGCCTGGGGAGCAGCACAGGACCGCCTGGCGCCGGCTGACGCCTCGGCGATGAAGGTCTACGGCAGCGAGCTGTCCCTGCGGGCCTACCGGACCCTCGCCGAGGTCGTCGGTCACGAGTCGCTGCGCACGCGGTCCGCCCCCGGTGCCGTCCTCGGCGCCGAGCTCGAGGACGAGCTGCGCCGTGCGCTGATCGTCACGTTCGGGGGCGGCACCAACGAGGTGCAGCGCGACATCATCGCCACGCTCGGGCTCGGCCTGCCGCGCCCGAGCCGCTGAGGAGCCGACGTGGATCTCGCCCTCGCTGACGCCGAGCTCGCCGTCGAGGAACTGGCCGCGCAGGTGCTGGGCACCGACGTGGTCCCCCTCGCCGAGGGCTTCGACCGTGACCGCTGGTCGTCCCTCGCTCGCGCCGGTCTGCTCGGCATCGCCCTCCCCGAGCGCCACGGTGGTGCCGGCCTCGGACAGCTCGCCCTGCACCTGCTGCTGGTGGCGGCCGGCCGGACCGCGGCCGAGCTGCCCCTGGTCGAGGCCCTCGTCCTCGGCGCCGGTGCCGTGGAGCGCGCCGGGACCCCCGCGCAGCAGGCGACGTGGTTGCCCCCCGTGGCGGCGGGCGAGCTCGTCCTGACGGCGGCGGTGCTGGATGCCGGCAGCCGCGACCCGGACGACGTGCTGACCTCGGCCCTCGTCACCGGCGACGGTGTCCGGCTCGACGGCACCAAGCTCGGGGTCGGGGTGCTCGATCACGCGGCACGCGTGGTCGTCCCGGCGGCGACCTCGGACGGCCGGCTCCTGCTCGCACTGGTCGACCCGACCGCGGAGGGCTGCACCGTCACCAGCCAGGAGGTCCACGGGGGCGCGGTCGTGGCCGACCTGCAGCTCGACGGGGTCGTCGTCGGGGCCGAGGACGTGCTCGGTGACGTCGACGGTGACGCTCGCAGCGCCTGGCAGGAGACGGTCCTGCGCGGCTCCGCGGCCGTGGCCTCGTTGCAGGCCGGTGCGGCCGCCGGCGCCCTGGCGCTGGCCGCGACGCACACCGCGACCCGTGAGCAGTTCGGTCGCCCGCTCGCGACCTTCCAGGCCGTCAGCCAGCGGCTCGCGGACGCCTACATCGACGTCGAAGGGGTGCGCTTGGCCGCGCTCCAGGCCGCGTGGCGCCTGGAGGTGGGTCTCCCGGCCGCCGACGCGGTCGCGACGGCCGGCTGGTGGGGCGCCGAGGCCGGTGACCGCGTCCTGCGCGCGACCCACCACGTGCACGGCGGCACCGGGGTCGACCGCGATTACCCGCTGCACCGGCTCACCCAACTGCTGCGCCGGCTCGAGTTCACGCTCGGGACCGCCACCGACCACCTGACCCGACTCGGTCGCAGCCTCGCTGCGGTCGTCGACTGACCGAGGACCACCCCGTGACCAGCACCTCCACCACCTCGCTCGACGGCCGGGTCGCCATCGTCACCGGCGCCGGCCGCGGGCTCGGACGCGCCGAGGCGCTCGCCCTGGCCGACCGTGGCGCCCGCGTGGTCGTCAACGACCTGGGGCCGAGGACCAGCGGCGCTGAGGACCCCGCCGCCGAGGTCGTGGCCGAGATCCGCTCCCGCGGGGGCGATGCGCTCGTCCACCACGGCGACGTCGCCGACCTCGCCGTGGCGGGTGGCCTGCTGGAGGCGGCCGTCACCACCTACGGCGGTCTGGACGCGCTGGTCAACAACGCGGGCATCGTCCGCGACCGCATGATCTTCTCGATGTCCGAGCAGGAGTTCGACGCCGTCATCCGCGTCCACCTCCGCGGCCACTTCTGCACCCTGCGTCACGCCACGGCCTACTGGCGTGACCGTGCCAAGGCCACCGGCGGCCCGGTCGACGCACGGGTGATCAACACCGCATCCGAGGCGTTCCTCTTCGGATCGCCGGGCCAGCCCAACTACGCGGCCGCCAAGGGTGGTATCGCCGCGCTGACGTTGTCGGTCGCCGGCGCCATGGCCAAGCACGGCGTCCGCGCGAACGT
Protein-coding regions in this window:
- a CDS encoding alpha/beta hydrolase — translated: MSVGAWFLAVCLVGVWFTWQALRPAPLPTPRAVPSFFAGWLTNELAGHHLVWQAVTTALFVAAGALRTWPGWVALALVVAQWIGLVSLLRDARRAREVVDTAVTEALGPGYRDELPTSDESWDRIRTRGLVVPFTARHPRVVVERDRCYGRAAATDLRLDVFAPRDHPARGDAIGWAGGRPAIIYVHGGAWTLGYRDRQGGPLLTEMAARGWVGIRPGYRLSPAATFPDHLVDVKRAIVWMRDHADELGVDPTFVAIAGGSAGGHLAALVALTAGRADLQPGFEAADTSVQACVPFYGVYDVAGDDALRSLLARYVLKCDPDEDPHRWATFAPMRQLRADAPPFLVVHGARDTLTSPSEARRFAAALGEVSDAPVGYAELPGAQHAFDVFPSLRTANALRGVARFLAVTHTRASGPIEGHDRGTDRRQGRALPVERDPDHPDADGVRGGVRSGGARVLRR
- a CDS encoding SDR family NAD(P)-dependent oxidoreductase, which gives rise to MAFHGRVALVTGGGSGMGQRACERLAARGHDVAAIDVDEAGLERTAASDPRIRTYVCDVTDTEGVEKVVAEVESDLGPVDRTIAAAAIMPSGLIADMDAATIRRVMDIDYGGVVNVVKATLPGMLERRTGDQIIFSSLMGHMPTMHLGAYCAAKFAVRAFTEILYHENRASGVRFACVCPPMVETPLLSQVTTDMKAMDAGAEPLTPDQVLDAIEADLDKGRFWVMPGQAKGASVAARLIPKLIWKNMHKIEGIA
- a CDS encoding SDR family oxidoreductase: MAGFLDGKAIAITGGGGGIGRAVALACAAEGAKVVVADHGVSMDGSDPSSAVADAVVEEIRDTGGEAVAVADTVTTMEGGERVVATAVDAFGSIDGVVCVAGILRERMLFNMTEDEWDPVVDVHLKGHFTVFRAAAARMRKARSGSLVGFTSGAFQGSIAQANYSAAKGGVVSLVRSAAVGLAKYGVTANAIAPIARTRMSDNVPGDLAEMGDPEDVAPMVVYLLSDHAKHVTGQVYTAVGGKIAVWNQPREVRAMHTDGRWTPEEIAARLDGTVGVEPMPIFAMLERIAASREAAAPADQGAAVPTATPNEGAA
- a CDS encoding WS/DGAT/MGAT family O-acyltransferase encodes the protein MERIAGKDALFLWSETPTTLMQMAFVGVFDPAELGSSGADPAAVFRRFKDVLAARLHLVPRFRQRVIDVPFGLDNPYFVDDPDFDLDRHVGRLALPSPGGQAELEDLIGRMVSRPLDATRPLWDLVCVEGLADGRWAYVGRAHHVLVDGVGGNDILLQLLDLTPEPRDVPPPDEPFDPAPIPSPAAVLRHAAAGQARWPSRVAGTVKRTAEVAYDVARWSLSRPEDHGHLRVLGPRTFLNGPVGPDRQVAFGRLPLERVKAVKNEVGCTVNDVVLAITGLGLRAFLAEHGEEPDKGLVAAVPISIRKADDPAGGNQVSGMTVPLFDDVADARAQLEAVARATRPAKEQLGAVAAAVLTDWSEHAVPAVAAQAFRFYSRMGLARRHPPIANVTLSNVPGPPVPLYLAGSRLEAMFPIGPVIHNQRCNLTVVSYLDTMFLGAVADASHVPPIAGLVGHLEDAVKHLADELGV
- a CDS encoding pyridoxamine 5'-phosphate oxidase family protein, yielding MAIRARIRLTDDEIGAFLAAPHKMQLATIDPDGAPHLVAMYYAPRQDPGAPVGGLAFWTYRRSQKARNLERDPRCTVMVEAGDDYDQLHGVSITGTVTATDDVGEVLRIGTSVYGRYLGDALPDGIDGFLEDQARKRRAYVLTPTKVASWDHRKLAAAYAGAGRG
- a CDS encoding ferredoxin, coding for MHIEVDRDLCEANGTCEVIAPELFRVDDDEELELLQAQPPAALVDAAKRAVDSCPRAALELLED
- a CDS encoding SDR family NAD(P)-dependent oxidoreductase, whose protein sequence is MTSTSTTSLDGRVAIVTGAGRGLGRAEALALADRGARVVVNDLGPRTSGAEDPAAEVVAEIRSRGGDALVHHGDVADLAVAGGLLEAAVTTYGGLDALVNNAGIVRDRMIFSMSEQEFDAVIRVHLRGHFCTLRHATAYWRDRAKATGGPVDARVINTASEAFLFGSPGQPNYAAAKGGIAALTLSVAGAMAKHGVRANVICPRARTQMTEGVFDPAVDPDDDPLDADHVATLVAYLASPASARLSGQVFVAYGGFVGLMDAPQLRAEFHAPGGRWDVDALAGALDAHLDETDPRRSFAAVSLMRVGAPS
- a CDS encoding cytochrome P450, which codes for MSAPSLPDRFDPTEPDLLAGGIPFEQFAELRHTAPVWWCPQPKNAAGFQDEGYWVVSRHADVKDVSVRSKDDFSTYENTAIIRFGEDITREEIDVQRLILLNMDPPEHTKQRAIVSKGFTPRAIAKLEAALQDRAERIVAEALENGSGDFVTDVACELPLQAIAELIGVPQEDRDKIFDWSNQMIGYDDPEYDVDGKVASAELIGYSWNLAEDRKRCPMDDIVTKLVHADAEGELLSSEEFGFFVLLLAVAGNETTRNAITHGMMAFMDNPEQWELYKQTRPRSAVEEIVRYATPIVSFQRTAKVDTHIGEQAVRKGDRIGLFYSSANFDPEVFDDPHTFDITRDPNPHLGFGGLGTHYCLGANLARVEIDLMFKAIADQMPDIHQVGEASRLRSAWLNGIKHLPVAYR
- a CDS encoding acyl-CoA dehydrogenase family protein, yielding MRLVLTDAQQDFRAEVHDYFTRVVTPEVRAQVERDHASGAAAYRDLMRRIGGDGWLCPTWPAEFGGRGLSEVEQYLFFDETQRLGVPLPFLSTTTVGPTIMRFGTPEQQATYLPAIRRGEALFAIGYSEPGAGTDLASLTTRADRDGDDYVITGQKMWTSLVHRADYVWLACRTDVDAQKHRGISVVIVPTDADGFSWTKVDTIGGGLTSVTYYDRVRVPVTERVGPEHGGWQLLTNQLNAERVALACAGPLERRLTLVRRWAQETKTPDGGRVIDQSHVQHALARVHAELEVLRLMNYQVAWGAAQDRLAPADASAMKVYGSELSLRAYRTLAEVVGHESLRTRSAPGAVLGAELEDELRRALIVTFGGGTNEVQRDIIATLGLGLPRPSR
- a CDS encoding hotdog domain-containing protein — encoded protein: MTDTTTAPGSDPIPAALRERWLGGGHEPGTGRRAVHDLAAALRDAAHALYRVDAEHADASALQPLADQVRAVTAVLATQPDHGAHGSTASAPLPASYLPERSPVSGRANALAPPLTYTHDGAITRAHVTYGAAHEGPVGGVHGGVVAAAFDELLGVAQMAAGAAGYTGELHVRFRRITPLHVPVTYEAQVSSREGRRLVVTATSTDGTHVLAESRGTFVIQQHLGTGERSA
- a CDS encoding acyl-CoA dehydrogenase family protein; translated protein: MDLALADAELAVEELAAQVLGTDVVPLAEGFDRDRWSSLARAGLLGIALPERHGGAGLGQLALHLLLVAAGRTAAELPLVEALVLGAGAVERAGTPAQQATWLPPVAAGELVLTAAVLDAGSRDPDDVLTSALVTGDGVRLDGTKLGVGVLDHAARVVVPAATSDGRLLLALVDPTAEGCTVTSQEVHGGAVVADLQLDGVVVGAEDVLGDVDGDARSAWQETVLRGSAAVASLQAGAAAGALALAATHTATREQFGRPLATFQAVSQRLADAYIDVEGVRLAALQAAWRLEVGLPAADAVATAGWWGAEAGDRVLRATHHVHGGTGVDRDYPLHRLTQLLRRLEFTLGTATDHLTRLGRSLAAVVD